Below is a genomic region from Streptomyces roseoviridis.
GGCAGATCGGGCGCTGGCCCCCGCACGTGAACGTCGTCTACGGATTCGTCCCCGAGGCCGACTTCCCGCGCGCGATCCCGCTCGTCGCCGCCGCCCTGCGGACCGTCCCGCCGTTCCGCGCCCGGCTCCGCGGGGTGCGCTGGTTCCGGCACCGTACGGACGCCACCGTCTGGCTCGACCCGGCGGCGGCCGGCCCCGAGCCGTGGCGGCGCCTACGCGAAGCCCTGGAGGAACGGTTCCCGCTGTGCGTCGACGACCGCGGTTTCACCCCGCACCTGTCGCTCGGCCGCAGCCGCGAGCCCGCCGTCCTGGCGGCCGAGTGCGAGGAACGGCTCGGCACGACGAGCGTCCCGGTCGAGGCGCTGGCACTGCTCGCCCGGCACGGCGACGAGCCCATGCGGGTGAAGGCCGTGGTGCCGCTCGGCGACACCTCCGCACACCGCTGAACCCCGGTCGCGGAAAATCCGTCTAGCCGGACGCACACACGTACACGACACGCACACCAGCTGCACCGACGCACAGGGGACCGACGAGCGGTGGACAACAGAAGAGTGGCGCGGCGCACCGTGCTCGCCGGAGCCGCCGCCGTCGCCGCGGCCGTCGCCGGCTGCTCCGTACCCGCACCGCCCAGCAGCGCGGCCACCGCCGACCCGGCGCCGGGCCGGCCCATAGCGCACAGTGCCGGCCGGGCGCTGCTCATGCAGTTCGCCGCGCACCCGGACGACGACCTGTACTTCATGAACCCCGACACCCAGCGGCTGCTCGACGCCGGGGTTCCGCTCGTCTCCGTGTACGTCACCGCCGGCGAGCACACCGGCAAGAACTGGATCAAGGGCATGCCGGAGACCCCGCCCGACAAGGCCGCCTACTCCTCCGCCCGCCACCAGGGGCTGCGCCAGTCGTACGCGCAAGCGATCGGCGCGGAGAAGTTCACGCCCTGGCGGAAGGGGGTCGTCGCCCTCGCCGGCGGACGGCGGTGCGAGGTGAACACCCTCGTCCACGGCGGGCGCCGGGTCGAGCTGGTCTTCCTCGACCTGCCCATGCACACCACCCGCCGCTACATGGCGCTGCCCGCCCTGTGGGAGGACCGGGCCCTCGAACTGCGCACCCACCTGTCCGCCGGCTCCCCCGTCACCCGCGCCGACACCTACGACCACGGGCAGCTGATCGAGGTCCTCGCCGGGCTCCTGGCCCGCTACCGGCCCACCGTCGTGCACACCCTCGACCCCGATCCGGACATCCAGATCAGCGACGAGGCCACCCGCAAGCGGGACAGCGAGCAGCCCGGCTACTCCGACCACGGCGACCACACCGCCGTCGCCTGCTTCACCTGGGCCGCGCTGCTGCGGTGGGTCGCCGACGCCACCGCGGGCGGGGGACCGGTGCCGCCCTTCACCACCACCGCCTTCCGCGGCTACTACAACCGGCACTGGCCGAAGAACCTGCCGCCCCGGGTCCTCGCGGAGAAGGCCGCCCACCTCGTCCCGTACGGCGGCGATCCGGACTGGGACTGCGGCAACCCCTCCGGCTGCGGCGACTACGGCGTCGGCGGCGACCGTCCGCTGACCAACAAGAAGGGCTGGGTGCGCTCCACCCACTACCGCTGGCCCGCTCCCGGTCCGGCCGTCGCCGAGGAGCCGGGCGGGCGGCTCGCCGCGTACGGCGTGCTGGGGCTGCGCGCGGTCCGCTGGCGCGAGGTCTCCCCCGGCTCCGGCCGCTTCGGCGAGCCCGAGGACCTGGGCGGCGGTCCCCTGGCGCCCGCCCTCGCCCCTGCGACGCTCGGCGACGGCCGGGTGCTGCTGTTCGGGGTGCGCTTCGCCGCCCTGTCCGGCCGCGGCGGCCCGAACCGGCGCGAGGTCGTCCTCCTGGAGCAGCGCTCCCCCGGCGGCCCGTTCCTCGCCTGGCGGGGCCTCGGCAACCCCGAGCGCGGGGACGACCGGGGCCGGCGGATCGGCGCGCCGGTGGCGGTCACCGGCGCCGACGGCCGCGTGCACCTCTTCGTACGGAACGCGGACAAGGGCGTGTCGACGCGGGTACGGGCGGCCGACGGCAGCTGGAGCGCGTGGCGGGCGCTGCCCGGCGACGGCTCGGGGGACGAGGTGCAGGACGGTCTGACGGCGCTGGCCGACGCGGCGGGCCGGGTCCACGTCCTGGCGGCGGGCCGCACCGCCGTGCGCCACTGGACCGACGGCTCCCCCGCCGAGCCGCTCCCCCTGGCCGGCGACCCGGTCGCCGCGGTCCCGGCCCCGGGTCCGGCCGGTGTCCAGGTCTACTACCGCGCCCCGGCCGACGCTTCGCTCCGCGCCACTCCCGGCGAGGCCCCCCGCCTTCGTCGGCTACGGCCTGCTCACCGCCGCCCCCGGCCCGGGCGGCCCCGTCCTCCTGGGCCGCGACGAGCGCCACCGGGTCCAGCTGCACCGCGGCGGCCGGCTGTCCGTCCGTGCGTCGGGCGTCGTCCCGACGGGCGATCCGGTGCTGCACCGGGGCACGGCGGTGGTGGGGATGGGGGCGGACGCCCGGCCGTGGGTGTGGCGGCCGTGACGCCGTGACGCCGTGACGACGAGGCCGTGAGTACGCGAAAGGGCCCGCCTCCCGGGAAGGAGGCGGGCCCTAACTCCGCGGCCGGTCAGGTCACGAGGCTACTGGCGCTTGACGAAGTAGCCGGTGATGTCGGCGAGCAGGTCGACGGAACCGAACTTGTTGTAGAAGCTCACCTTGCCGTCGGCGCTGACCGGCACGACGACCAGGTTCGGGATGGTGAGTCCCTTGGTGAAGTTCAGGTTCGACACCGCCGGGACCGTCGGTCCGGCCGGGTAGACGGAGACGTAGCCGCCCGAGGTCGGGTTGGTCACCGTCACGTTGAGCACGACGGCGGTCGCGCCGGCCGGGACACCGCCCGTGCCCGCGACGTTCAGCGTCACGAAGCTGTCGGCGGCGACGGAGCCCTGGGGCACGCCGAGGCCGGAGCGGGTGTCCATCAGCCGCTTGGGGCCGATGTTGATGTGGGCCGCGCCGCCCGGGTCGGCCGAGAAGAAGCCGGTGACGTCGGCGAGCAGGTCCACGGAACCGAACGCGTTGTAGAAGCTGACCTTGCCGCCCTCACCGATGGGGACGATCACGAGGTTCGGGATCGTCTGCCCGGCGGCGAAGTTGAGGTTCGAGACGCCGGGGCGGGTGCCGCCGCTCGGGTAGGCGGCGACCCAGCTGCCCGAGGTCGGGGCGGTCGCCGTCACGTTCATGATCACGGCGGTGGCGTCGGCCGGGATGCCGTTGGCACCGGCGACCTGGAGCTCGACCGTACCGGCCGGGCCCACCTTGCCCCGGGTCACGCCCGTGCCGTAGCGGGTGTCCATGATCCGCTGCGGCTCGACGCTGGTGTGGGTGGAGCCGCTGGTGTCCTTGGCGTAGTAGCCGGTGACGTCGGCCAGCAGGTCGACGGAGCCGAACGCGTTGTAGAAGCGCACCTTGCCGTCGATCACCGGGACGGTGACCAGGTTCGGGATGGTCTTGCCGGCGGTGAAGTTGAGGCTGGACGCGGTGGGGCGGTTCGTGCCGTTCGGGTAGACGGTGACGTAGCCGCCGGAGGTCGGGGCGGTCGCCGTCACGTTGAGCACGACGGCGCCGACGCCGGTCGTCGGGATCCCGGCCTTGCCGGTGACCTGGAGGACGACCTCGCCGCCGGGGCCGACCTTGGCCTTGGTGACGCCGAGACCGGTACGGGTGTCCATGAGCCTGGCCGGGGCGACCGGCTTGAAGGTCTTCGGCCCGGGGACGGTCACGGTGACGGCCGGGGAGGTGGTCACCTTGCCGGACGTGTGCGTGGCGCGGACCTTGACGGTGTGGTCGCCGTAGCCGCCGACGTTGACCGAGGCGGTGCGCATGTGGCCCCAGCTCCAGGTGGCGACCTGGTCGTCGACGAGCACCTCGAACTTGTGGATGAAGGTGTTCGACGTGGTCGTGCCCCAGTTCACGGTGACCGGGCCGGGCGTCTCGTAACCGGCCCCGGCCGGGGTGGCGCCGCCGGTGAGGCTGCTGATGGCGAGGTTGGCGACGGTGCCGGTGGCGTACGAGCGGATCTTCGACAGCTGCGGATAGAGCTTGTCACCGGGGCACTCGGTGTTGAAGCCGTCGCGGTGACCGTTGATGGCGTTGAAGGTGTACTGCTGCTGCGGCGTGAACTTGGCCCCGTAGTAGTTGCTCAGCGTCTCCTTCGCCGGGTCGCCACCCGCCGTGAGGATCGCCTTGCCGCCGGGGTCCACCCCGTACTGGCCGAGCTTGTACGCGATGATCTTCGAGACCGAGGCGAGCGCCGCTTCGGACGCTGCCTCCGTCATGTAGTTGCCGATGATGGAGATACCGGTCGACTCGGCGTTCCAGCCGTAGGAGTGCGCACCCATGACCGGCTGGTCGATGCCGCCCTTACGGCCTTCGAAGATCGTGCCGCACTTGTCAACGAAGAAGTTGTAGCCGATGTCCCGCCATCCCTTGACCCTCATGTGGTAGTCGAGGATGCCCTGGACGATGCTCGCCGACTGGGAGCACTCGTACGGCTCGCCGGCGGTGTGGTGCACGAATGCGGCCTTGATCTTGCCGCCCGGCAGGTAGAGGGGTGGCTCGACGACCTTGCTCTCGTCCACACCCCACTGGGCGCGCGTGACGACCTTCGGCTGAGGAGCGGTCGACGGCGGTCCCGGGACGGTCGGCGGAGTGTTCACGTCATCCGCGGCGAAGGCGGCCGGCTCGATGCCGAGGTCACCGTTCTGCTCGGCTGCGGCGCCCGCACCATGGGGGTCGATCATGTTGAGCGTGAGGCCCGCGGGCAGGGTGCCGGCCGCGGCGCCGTCGCTGATCCGGACCTCCGCGCCATCGGAAGGCCCGGTCCACAGCGGCTCCGTGGAGCCGCGGGCATCCTCTTCGCCGTCCATGCCGGAAGGCTGCGGCTCCAGCTCGATCCAGTCCGACCACTCACCGGTTTCGATGCTGCGGGTGCGCGCCTCGATGGTGCCCTTGATCTTCGCCTTCGGGTCCGTCCAGGACACGCCGAGCAGACCGAAGGGCTCCGTGTCGCGGCGCGAGAGCACCGCCTCGCCGTTGCCCTTGCCGGTCAGCGCGAGCTTGTGGAGCTCGCTCTTCTCGGCGGCGCCTCGACCTCCCGCACCGGTGTACAGGCTCGGCGCGCTCGCCTTGTCGTCCTCGGTCCCGAAGACCGCCCCGTTCGCCGCGGCCTGGAAGGCCAGGACGGTGATGCCCGCGAGGGCGGCACCCATCGCCGTACGACGTATCCGCTTGCCCGTTTTGCGACGTGCTCGACGTCCCGATCTCAAGTTGTCTCCACCCCTAATGGTCATGACACAACCGACCGGCGCACTCTACGGGACGTCAGGTTTGCGTTTGCCACCGGGGGGTAAAGCAGAGGACCCCGCGCCGCCGAAGCGGTGCGGGGTCCTCGTGGGAGCTCTGTCGAGCTACCAGGTCAAACCACCGAAGTTCGTGAGAACTTACTTGGTGATCTTGGTGACCTGGCCGGCGCCGACGGTCCGGCCACCCTCACGGATGGCGAACTTGAGGCCCTCCTCCATGGCGACCGGCTGGATCAGCTGGACGGACATGGAGGTGTTGTCGCCCGGCATGACCATCTCGGTGCCCTCGGGGAGGGTCACGACGCCGGTCACGTCCGTGGTACGGAAGTAGAACTGCGGGCGGTAGTTGTTGAAGAACGGGGTGTGACGGCCACCCTCGTCCTTCGACAGGATGTAGGCCTGGGCCTCGAACTCGGTGTGCGGCGTGACCGAACCGGGCTTGATGATGACCTGGCCGCGCTCGACGTCCTCGCGCTTGATGCCACGGAGGAGCAGACCGACGTTCTCACCGGCCTGGCCCTCGTCGAGCAGCTTGCGGAACATCTCGATGCCGGTGACCGTGGTGGTGGTCTTCTCCTGCTTGATACCGATGATGTCCACGGTCTCGTTGACCTTGAGGACACCGCGCTCGATACGGCCGGTGACGACGGTGCCACGACCGGTGATCGTGAAGACGTCCTCGATCGGCATCAGGAACGGCTTGTCGACGTCACGCTCGGGCTGCGGGATGGCCTCGTCCACGGCCTTCATGAGGCCGAGGAGCTTCTCGCCCCACTCCTTGTCGCCCTCGAGGGCCTTGAGCGCGGAGACGCGGACGACCGGCAGGTCGTCACCCGGGAACTCGTACTCGGTGAGGAGCTCACGGACCTCGAGCTCGACGAGCTCCAGGATCTCCTCGTCGTCCACCATGTCGGCCTTGTTCAGGGCGACGACGATGTAGGGGACGCCGACCTGGCGGGCCAGGAGCACGTGCTCCTTGGTCTGCGGCATCGGGCCGTCGGTGGCGGCGACCACGAGGATGGCGCCGTCCATCTGCGCCGCACCCGTGATCATGTTCTTGATGTAGTCCGCGTGACCGGGGCAGTCGACGTGGGCGTAGTGACGCGACTCGGTCTGGTACTCGACGTGCGCGATGGAGATGGTGATACCGCGCTGGCGCTCCTCGGGAGCCTTGTCGATCTGGTCGAAGGCCGAGGCCTCGTTCAGGTCCGGGTACGCGTCGTGCAGCACCTTGGTAATGGCGGCCGTGAGGGTCGTCTTACCGTGGTCGATGTGACCGATGGTGCCGATGTTGACGTGCGGCTTAGTCCGCTCGAACTTCGCCTTCGCCACTGGGGTCCTCCTGGAGTGGTTCTGAACGCCTTGCTTCATCGGCGCCAGGTGATCTTTGCTGGGATGCCAGGCGCCGGGGCCCGATCCTCGGGTTTCGGGGGCTGAGCCCCGGCGACTGGTGTCAAGCCTAAAGCGTGAACTCGGGAGAGTTACTCGCCCTTGGCCTTCGCGATGATCTCCTCGGCGACGTTCCGCGGAACCTCGGCGTAGGAGTCGAACTGCATCGAGTAGCTTGCGCGACCCGAGGTCTTGCTGCGGAGGTCGCCGACGTAGCCGAACATCTCCGAAAGGGGCACGAGGCCCTTCACGATGCGGGCACCGTGACGCTCCTCCATGGCCTGGATCTGGCCACGGCGGGAGTTGATGTCGCCGATGACCTCACCCATGTAGTCCTCGGGCGTGGTGACCTCGACGGCCATCATCGGCTCGAGCAGCACGGGCGAAGCCTTGCGCGCGGCCTCCTTGAAGGCCTGCGAGCCGGCGATCTTGAAGGCGAGCTCGGAGGAGTCGACCTCGTGGTACGCACCGTCGTGCAGGATCACGCGAACGCCGGTCATCTCGTAGCCGGCGAGGATGCCGAACTGCATGGCCTCCTGCGCACCCGCGTCGACCGAAGGGATGTACTCCTTCGGGATGCGGCCACCGGTGACCTTGTTCACGAACTCGTACGAGGACTCGCCGCCCTCGATCGGCTCGATGCCGATCTGGACCTTGGCGAACTGACCCGTACCACCGGTCTGCTTCTTGTGCGTGTAGTCCACGCGCTCGACGGCCTTGCGGATCGTCTCGCGGTAGGCCACCTGCGGCTTGCCGACGTTGGCCTCGACCTTGAACTCACGGCGCATGCGGTCGACCAGCACCTCGAGGTGCAGCTCGCCCATGCCGCCGATGATGGTCTGGCCGGTCTCCTCGTCCGAGTGGACCTGGAAGGAGGGGTCCTCCTCCGCGAGACGCTGGATGGCGACACCCAGCTTCTCCTGGTCGCCCTTGGACTTGGGCTCGATGGCGACCTGGATGACCGGGGCCGGGAAGTCCATGGACTCCAGGATGACCGGGGCCTTGTCGTCACAGAGCGTCTCACCGGTGGTGGTCTGCTTGAGACCCATCACGGCGATGATGTCGCCGGCGCCCACCGAGTCGATCTCCTCACGCTTGTTCGCGTGCATGCGGTAGATCTTGCCGATGCGCTCCTTCTTGCCCTTCACCGAGTTCAGGACAGAAGAGCCGGCGTCCAGGCGACCGGAGTACACGCGGACGAAGGTGAGCTTGCCGAGGTGCGGGTCGCTCATGATCTTGAACGCGAGGGCCGACAGCGGCTCGTCGTCGGACGGCTTGCGCTTGACGACCTGCTCCGGGTCCTTGACGTCGTGGCCCTCGATGGCCTCGACGTCGAGCGGGGAGGGGAGGTAGCGCACGACCGCGTCGAGCAGGGGCTGAACACCCTTGTTCTTGAACGCGGTACCGCAGAACACCGGGGTGACCGTGGTGTCCTTGGACTTGCCGGAGGCGATCGTGATGCGGCGCACGGCCGCGTACAGCTGCTCCTCGGTGGGCTCTTCGCCCTCGAGGTACAGCTCCATGATCGCCTCGTCGTTCTCGGCGACGGCCTCGATCAGCTTGCCGCGGTACTCCTCGGCGAGCTCGGTGTGCGAGGCCGGGATGTCGACGACGTCGTACATCTCGCCCTTGGTGGCCTCGGCGGACCAGACCAGGGCCTTCATGCGGACGAGGTCCACGACGCCCTGGAAGTCGGCCTCGGCACCGATCGGGAGCTGCATGACGATCGGCTGAGCGCCCAGACGGTCCTCGATCATGCCGACGCAGCGGAAGAACTCCGCGCCGGTACGGTCGAGCTTGTTGACGAAGCAGATGCGCGGAACGCCGTAGCGGTCCGCCTGACGCCAGACGGTCTCGGACTGGGGCTCGACGCCGGCCACGCCGTCGAACACGGTCACGGCACCGTCGAGCACGCGCAGGGAACGCTCCACCTCGACGGTGAAGTCGACGTGGCCCGGCGTGTCGATGATGTTGATCGTGTGGTCGACGTCCTCGAGCGGCCAGTGGCAGGTGGTGGCAGCAGAGGTGATCGTGATGCCACGCTCCTGCTCCTGCTCCATCCAGTCCATCGTGGCGGCGCCGTCGTGGACCTCACCGATCTTGTACGAAACGCCGGTGTAGAACAGGATCCGCTCGGTGGTGGTCGTCTTGCCCGCGTCGATGTGGGCCATGATGCCGATGTTGCGCACCTTGGCCAGGTCAAGCGAAGTGGTAGCCATAAGGCTTCAGTCTTCTCTCGGTCTCGATGTGGGTTGCGACTACCAGCGGTAGTGCGCGAAGGCCTTGTTGGACTCGGCCATCTTGTGCGTGTCCTCACGCTTCTTGACCGAAGCACCGAGGCCGTTCGAGGCGTCCAGGAGCTCGTTCATGAGGCGCTCGGTCATGGTCTTCTCGCGACGGGCGCGGGAGTAGCCGACCAGCCAGCGCAGCGCGAGGGTGGAGGCGCGACCGGGCTTGACCTCGATCGGCACCTGGTAGGTGGCGCCACCGACACGACGGGACTTGACCTCGAGGGACGGCTTCACGTTCTCGAGGGCGCGCTTCAGCGTGATGACCGGGTCCTGGCCGGTCTTCTCACGAAGACCCTCCATGGCGCCGTACACGATGCGCTCGGCGGTGGAACGCTTGCCGTCCAGCAGGATCTTGTTGATCAGCGAGGTGACAAGAGGAGAGCTGTAGACCGGGTCGATGATGACCGGGCGCTTCGGGGCGGGGCCCTTACGAGGCATTCTTACTTCTCCTTCTTGGCGCCGTAGCGGCTGCGAGCCTGCTTACGGTTCTTGACGCCCTGCGTGTCGAGGGAACCGCGGATGATCTTGTAACGAACACCCGGCAGGTCCTTCACACGGCCACCGCGCACGAGCACGATCGAGTGCTCCTGCAGGTTGTGACCCTCACCCGGAATGTAGGCCGTGACCTCGATGCCGGAGGTCAGACGCACACGCGCGACCTTCCGCAGCGCCGAGTTCGGCTTCTTCGGGGTGGTCGTGAACACACGCGTGCAGACGCCGCGGCGCTGAGGGGAACCCTCGAGTGCGGGCGTCTTGTTCTTCTCGACCTTGTCCTGCCGGCCCTTACGGACCAGCTGCTGGATCGTAGGCACTACTTCTCCGGTTTCTGTGTGCCGTCGGTAAAACTAACCTGGAACGTCGCCGACCCACGCGGTCGGGTGTGTCGAATCGCGCGGACCCCCGCCATGGGCGGGGAAGGGCGCGGATTGCGGTGGCCGGTCTCGGATTCAGCGTGCGGTTGAGGACACGCACACGACTCCGGGCACACCCCAGGCACAAGGCATGAGCGTACCTATCGCATGGACTCCGGTCAAAACAAATGCCCACGCGCAGGCTCCCCCGCCGACGTGGGAGAACGCAGCGACGACGGGTCGCGGCGGACGCGGGGCGACGGGGAGGCGGTGGGGGCGGGCGGAGGCGGGCCCGCGTCGAGGGCGGCGGGCCGGGCCGCGGACGGATGGCCGGTGGGCGGCGACCGGGGAGCGGCGGGCGGAGGCGGGCACGCATCGGGGGCGGCGGGCCGGGCCGCGGACGGACGACCGGTGGGCGGCGGCCGGGGAGCGGTGGGCGGCGACGACCTTGGGACCGACGGTCGACCAGGGCCGGGACCGCGGACCGGAGGCGGCCCGGTCGGCGGCGGACCGGGGCCCTGTCAGGTCCGGGGCCAGGATCAGGGCCGGGGCCTGGGCCTGGGCCGGAGCAGGGCCGGGGCCTGGGCCACGGCCGGCGCGGGACCTGGGGGTGTCACGCCGGTGCGGCCCGGGATGCGGATCGATGCGGCCCGGGGCGGTGCCCGGTCAGGGCCACGGCCGGCGCGGGACCTGGGGGTGTCACGCCGGTGCGGCCCGGGGCGGTGCTCCGTGCGACCCGGGGCATGGATCGGCGCGGCCCCGGGAGGCGAGTCGGCGCGGTCCCGGACGGATCCGGGACCGCGGTCAATCCTGCGCGGCGCGACGGGACTCGCCCGTGGCCCGGACGTCGCCGCCCTCGGGCTCGGGCTCCAGGAACTGCGTGACGACCTTGACGAAGACGTCCATCCGCTCGTCGGGGACCCCGAGCCAGCGAGCGAAGTCCTCCATGGTCGGCTGCCAGTCGCCCGGCGGCAGCAGATCCGCCGCGAGCGGCAGCTCCTCCGGGGTCACGCGCCCGGACCGGATGAGCATGTCGCGGACGGAGACCCCGAGGAGCGGGGCGATCCTGCGCATGGTTTCCAGGTCGGGCATGCTCTGCCGCTGCAGCAGCCGGGTCACGGCGGCGCGATGGACGCCGGCCTCGTCCGCGATCCGGGATTTCCCTCCGCCGCGGGGATTGTCGATGTCATAGCCGCGGGCCCGCATCAGACCTTCGACCCATCCCGCGAACTCGTCGAGCCCTTGAGTGCTCATGTAATTACCGCTCCCTCTTACTCCCCCACCCTTCGGGCCCCTCACTTTAGCGTGCTTGCGCGCACGGAATTACGTGCTTTCGGGCACGCAATCGTGGCGAATCGGTGAAGAGGTCTCCATCAGGGCTTTCGAAGCTAGTTGCGAGCTCGCACGCAACATGTCTATCGTGCTCCTCGCCGCACTCGTCGGCCTCCTGAGTCCCAAGGGCCCCACACGCCCCATGGGCCCCGGGGCCCCGGAACGTGGAGACCCACCTTGCACCTGTCCGACACCTCCCCATGGCAAGCCGCCGCCGCATGCGCCGGCCTCTCGCCGAACGTCGTCTTCTCCCGACGGGGCAAGGAGGCGGCCCCGGCCCTGCGGGCCTGCGCCGTCTGCCCCGTCAGCCGCGAGTGCGAGGCGGCCGTGGCCCCCGCCGAGAGCTGGTTCGACGGCGTCTGCGCGGGCCGCCTCTGGCGCAACGGCCGCCCGGTGAAGCCGCGCCGTCGCCCCGGCGAGGCTGCCGCGGAGGCCGCGCGAGCGGCGGAAGCGGAGGAAGCGGCGGAACTCGCCGCCGCCCTGGACGCCGCCGCCCTGGAGACGGCCGGCCTGGACGCCGCCGCCCTAGACGCGTCCGCCCTGGACGCGGCCGTCCCCTCCCGGGCGGACACGCCCGCCCCCACCCGTCCCCGTATCGGCTCGGACGACCGAGCAGACGCCCGCGCCGACGGCCGCACCCTCGTCGGCGCCGTTCTCGCCGGAGGCCCCCGTGGCTGAGCGCATGCCGGAGTCCGCCGACCACTCCGGAACCGCGACGACCGCCGGGACCCGCCCGTCCGACCGGCCCACCGTCGGGACCGTCAGCCCGAGCGGGACCGCCGGCACCGCCGACGAGCGGGTGCTGCGGGACATCACCCTCTGGGCCGCCTCCCTCGTACGGCAGTTCCCGGAGCTCGCCGAGGAGCTCGCGCCCGGGCGGCGCGGGCCGGTGGGGAGTGCGCCGACGGCGCCGCACCCCGGGCGGGACGAGCTGATCCGCCAGGAGCGCCGGGAGGCGCTGCTGCTCGAACAGCGGCACGGCCTGGTCGTCCCCGGGCACGGCGCCGCGCCCGTCCGGCTGCACGTGTCCGACGCCATCCGTGACATCACCGACGGCGTGGTGGAGCTGGAGGAGGCGGTCTGCGCGCGGCTCGGGCTGCCGCGGCCGCGCCGGGCCGGGGTGGTCGAGCGGCTGCGCCGGGTGGTCGGCCTGCTCGACGAGGTGGCGGGCCACCCGGTGCTCGCCCGCCACGTGCGGGACGAGATCCGCCGCATGGCACGGCGGTGTGCCCGGACCCTGGGCGAGGCGGAGACGGTCGTACGGGTCTCGGGGCGCTGCCCCTGGTGCGACTCGGTGTCGCTGCGGGCCTTCCCCGACCGGCGCGCGGTGCTGTGCGTGAACCCGGCGTGCGTGTGCACGGACGCGGCGTGCGGCTGTCAGGACGACCCGTCCTACCGGCACCTGTGGCCGGAGGAGGAGTGGGCCGAGCTCGCGGACGCCTCGGGGCTGCGCACGGAGGAGATCGAAGCGGCGATGGACGACACGAAGGAGACCTCATGCTGAGCTCGACCGCGCTGCCGCTGTCCCTGCCGGCGCTCATCCCGGGCCCGCTCGCCGCCGAGGAGGCGGGAGTCGCCCCGGCGACCATCCGCAAGTGGGTCCAGCTGGGCCACCTGCGGGCCGCGGGCAAGGCGGGCCGGGCACAGCTCTTCCGCCTGGAGGACGTCTTCGCGGCGGAGCGTGCGGCCCGGCGGAAGCCCCGTACCTCCTGATCGGACTCCCGCCCCCTCCGAACGAAGCGCCCCGTGTCTCACACGAGAGACACGGGGCGCTTCGTCATGCCGCCATGCCGCCACGTCGGTCGTCATGCCGTCACGCCGTCACGCCCGCAGGAAGTCGTGCAGGGAGCGGGTCATCTCGGCGGCGAAGCGGTCCCGCACGTCCTCCGGGACGCGGTCCAGGGACAGGTAGGGGTTGAGGTCCTCCAGTTCGACCAGGAGCAGCTCGTCCTCCGGGGTGCGGCAGGCGTCGACGCGCTGGATGCCGTGGTCGAGGGTGTTCCAGTCGACGAAGCGGCGGGCGAAGGCGAGGTCCGCCTCGGTGGGGTCGTACGGCTCCAGGACCCAGCGGCGCTCGGGGTCGGGGGCGTACAGGGCGTACTGGAAGCGGTCGTCGACGTAGTAGAAGGACACCTCGTAGCGGAAGTCGATCCGCGGCTGGACGAGGATCCCGCCGTACGAGAGGTCCGCGAGGCGTTCGTACGGCACGAACTCCAGACCTATGGAGTCGGCGCCGGCCTTGGGCTTGACGACGTACTCCGCCGCTTCGGGGAGCCGGCCCAGGTCGGCGGCGGAGCCGACGGTGGGGATGACGGGGAGGCCGGCGGCGGTGAGGTCGAGGAGGTACTGCTTGCCGGCCATGTCGCCGCGGCCGTGGAGCGGGTTGTAGACGCGGGTGCCGAGGGCGGCCGCCTCGGCGCGGAAGGCGTCGTAGGTCTCCTGGTAGTGCAGGACGGGCCCGCTGTTGCGGACGACGACGGCGTCGAAGGCGTCCATGAGGGCGGCGGCGTCGCGCGGGTGGCACAGGGCGAGGTCGAAGTCGGTGCGCAGGCGGGCGGTGAGGTCGATGTCCTCGTCGCAGTAGCGGCGT
It encodes:
- the rpsL gene encoding 30S ribosomal protein S12 — translated: MPTIQQLVRKGRQDKVEKNKTPALEGSPQRRGVCTRVFTTTPKKPNSALRKVARVRLTSGIEVTAYIPGEGHNLQEHSIVLVRGGRVKDLPGVRYKIIRGSLDTQGVKNRKQARSRYGAKKEK
- a CDS encoding helix-turn-helix transcriptional regulator; the protein is MSTQGLDEFAGWVEGLMRARGYDIDNPRGGGKSRIADEAGVHRAAVTRLLQRQSMPDLETMRRIAPLLGVSVRDMLIRSGRVTPEELPLAADLLPPGDWQPTMEDFARWLGVPDERMDVFVKVVTQFLEPEPEGGDVRATGESRRAAQD
- the fusA gene encoding elongation factor G, with translation MATTSLDLAKVRNIGIMAHIDAGKTTTTERILFYTGVSYKIGEVHDGAATMDWMEQEQERGITITSAATTCHWPLEDVDHTINIIDTPGHVDFTVEVERSLRVLDGAVTVFDGVAGVEPQSETVWRQADRYGVPRICFVNKLDRTGAEFFRCVGMIEDRLGAQPIVMQLPIGAEADFQGVVDLVRMKALVWSAEATKGEMYDVVDIPASHTELAEEYRGKLIEAVAENDEAIMELYLEGEEPTEEQLYAAVRRITIASGKSKDTTVTPVFCGTAFKNKGVQPLLDAVVRYLPSPLDVEAIEGHDVKDPEQVVKRKPSDDEPLSALAFKIMSDPHLGKLTFVRVYSGRLDAGSSVLNSVKGKKERIGKIYRMHANKREEIDSVGAGDIIAVMGLKQTTTGETLCDDKAPVILESMDFPAPVIQVAIEPKSKGDQEKLGVAIQRLAEEDPSFQVHSDEETGQTIIGGMGELHLEVLVDRMRREFKVEANVGKPQVAYRETIRKAVERVDYTHKKQTGGTGQFAKVQIGIEPIEGGESSYEFVNKVTGGRIPKEYIPSVDAGAQEAMQFGILAGYEMTGVRVILHDGAYHEVDSSELAFKIAGSQAFKEAARKASPVLLEPMMAVEVTTPEDYMGEVIGDINSRRGQIQAMEERHGARIVKGLVPLSEMFGYVGDLRSKTSGRASYSMQFDSYAEVPRNVAEEIIAKAKGE
- the rpsG gene encoding 30S ribosomal protein S7, with the protein product MPRKGPAPKRPVIIDPVYSSPLVTSLINKILLDGKRSTAERIVYGAMEGLREKTGQDPVITLKRALENVKPSLEVKSRRVGGATYQVPIEVKPGRASTLALRWLVGYSRARREKTMTERLMNELLDASNGLGASVKKREDTHKMAESNKAFAHYRW
- a CDS encoding WhiB family transcriptional regulator, whose translation is MHLSDTSPWQAAAACAGLSPNVVFSRRGKEAAPALRACAVCPVSRECEAAVAPAESWFDGVCAGRLWRNGRPVKPRRRPGEAAAEAARAAEAEEAAELAAALDAAALETAGLDAAALDASALDAAVPSRADTPAPTRPRIGSDDRADARADGRTLVGAVLAGGPRG